One Pasteurella dagmatis DNA segment encodes these proteins:
- the birA gene encoding bifunctional biotin--[acetyl-CoA-carboxylase] ligase/biotin operon repressor BirA produces the protein MQHLLLLLATYSQLSLEDLTALLPYSKEDILQQIEALRQQGIQIEESAVGFQLIPQLDRLNESYLTRELAPYSVHIKPIVNSTNQYLLDNIAYLEKGTICLSEYQTAGRGRRGRQWLSPFAGQVIMSLYWTLDRQINLEGLSLVVGMAIADTLRRTGVRNVKLKWPNDVLLNGRKLAGILVEIANRPNNLHNLVIGLGINLSLPKQQNNITQPWAELIEVLPNFDRNKLIVSLSQNVLARLQQFEQVGIDKKFRLEWEEIDAYFGEEVNILSEKHKVTGIEQGIDERGYIQLITKEGVQYFNAGEVSLRKV, from the coding sequence ATGCAACATTTACTCTTATTATTGGCAACCTACTCACAACTTTCTCTCGAAGATTTAACTGCGCTTTTACCTTATTCCAAAGAAGATATCCTGCAGCAAATTGAAGCGCTACGACAGCAAGGGATACAGATAGAAGAAAGTGCGGTTGGTTTTCAGTTAATTCCACAATTAGATAGATTGAATGAGTCCTATTTAACGCGTGAGCTTGCACCTTATAGTGTTCATATTAAACCTATCGTTAATTCAACCAATCAATACTTATTAGATAACATTGCTTATTTAGAAAAAGGTACAATTTGTTTATCTGAATACCAAACTGCTGGGCGTGGGCGACGTGGTAGACAATGGCTATCACCTTTTGCGGGGCAAGTTATTATGAGTTTATATTGGACGTTGGATCGTCAAATTAACTTAGAAGGTTTAAGTCTAGTGGTTGGAATGGCAATTGCTGATACATTAAGAAGAACAGGCGTTAGGAATGTTAAACTAAAATGGCCAAATGATGTATTGCTAAATGGACGCAAGCTTGCAGGAATTTTGGTAGAAATTGCGAATCGTCCAAATAATTTACATAATTTAGTCATTGGATTAGGGATCAATCTTTCATTACCTAAACAACAAAATAATATTACTCAACCTTGGGCAGAATTGATTGAAGTGTTGCCGAATTTTGACCGTAACAAATTGATCGTATCGTTAAGTCAAAATGTACTTGCGCGTTTACAGCAGTTTGAGCAAGTTGGGATTGATAAGAAATTCCGACTAGAATGGGAGGAAATTGATGCTTATTTTGGAGAGGAAGTAAATATATTGAGTGAAAAGCACAAAGTCACAGGTATTGAACAAGGTATTGATGAACGAGGTTATATTCAATTGATTACAAAAGAGGGTGTGCAATATTTTAATGCTGGGGAAGTGTCTCTAAGAAAAGTATAG
- a CDS encoding nucleoside-diphosphate sugar epimerase/dehydratase: MFKDKILLITGGTGSFGNAVLKRFLETDIKEIRIFSRDEKKQDDMRKKYNSSKLKFYIGDVRDYDSILNATRGVDYIYHAAALKQVPSCEFYPLEAVKTNILGTENVLEAAIQNKVKRVVCLSTDKAVYPINAMGISKAMMEKVIIAKSRNLDETTTTICCTRYGNVMASRGSVIPLFVDQIRQGQPFTITDPEMTRFMMTLEDAVDLVLYAFENGQNGDVFVQKAPAATIGILAQAITELLSVPNHPISIIGTRHGEKAFEALLSREEMVKAIDQGNYFRIPADQRSLNYSKYVEKGEPKISEVTDYNSHNTYRLNLEEMKQLLLKLEFIRKMIEGEYISPEV; encoded by the coding sequence ATGTTCAAAGATAAAATCCTTTTAATTACTGGCGGAACAGGTTCTTTTGGAAATGCTGTATTAAAACGTTTCCTAGAAACTGATATTAAAGAAATTCGTATTTTCTCGCGTGATGAAAAAAAACAAGACGATATGCGGAAGAAATATAATTCCTCAAAGCTCAAGTTTTATATCGGTGATGTTAGAGACTACGATAGCATTTTAAATGCAACTCGTGGTGTCGATTATATTTACCACGCTGCGGCATTAAAACAAGTTCCTTCTTGTGAGTTTTACCCTTTAGAAGCAGTTAAAACCAATATTTTAGGGACAGAAAATGTCCTTGAAGCGGCTATCCAAAATAAGGTCAAACGTGTTGTTTGCTTAAGTACAGATAAAGCAGTTTACCCAATCAACGCAATGGGAATTTCAAAAGCAATGATGGAAAAAGTCATTATTGCTAAATCTCGTAACTTAGATGAAACCACCACAACAATCTGCTGCACTCGCTATGGAAATGTGATGGCGTCGCGTGGTTCAGTTATTCCTTTGTTTGTTGATCAAATTCGTCAAGGTCAGCCATTTACAATCACTGATCCAGAAATGACACGTTTTATGATGACATTGGAAGATGCTGTTGATTTAGTACTATACGCCTTTGAAAACGGTCAAAATGGTGATGTTTTTGTACAAAAAGCCCCTGCTGCAACAATTGGTATTCTCGCTCAAGCAATTACCGAACTCTTATCAGTACCAAACCACCCTATCTCAATTATTGGTACTCGCCACGGTGAAAAAGCCTTTGAAGCATTATTAAGTCGTGAAGAAATGGTTAAAGCAATCGATCAAGGCAATTATTTTCGTATTCCTGCTGATCAACGTAGCTTAAATTACAGCAAATATGTTGAAAAAGGTGAGCCTAAAATTTCAGAAGTAACGGATTACAACTCACACAATACCTATCGTTTAAATTTAGAAGAAATGAAGCAATTACTGCTCAAACTCGAATTTATTCGCAAAATGATTGAGGGTGAATATATTTCACCTGAGGTATAA
- a CDS encoding O-antigen ligase family protein, with the protein MKASIQGNKFLFISFIALLFLRISSTTGADISFLALALFALYGGKCLIFAYLLSWLFTLFNPVIGPEGNYASLLRYIIILFGFTHVTLYILWNKKIHIQKYFIWFFLLNISIFIHSIIVSYEVAISILKLLSWAISTFTLLSTWIFMNQEAKEQTYSLLISLLKIVMLTSLPFLLIPEIGFAKNGTGFQGLLNHPQAFGPTMALLGTIMIGEILSSRKLNISTLLWFIACVVMIILSEARTAGLALFLALTISIILRPIFTGQNFFDANPIFKNKYFFLWLFAVIAIIGATYPLYIDSLEGYIFKRTHSSTLVDLADASRGALVQDMIRNISEHPLLGIGFGVASDPNHLDVVRDPIFNLPISAVIEKGVLPVAIIEELGFVIGTFVFCWFLYSFRQAAKSDVQKLAIALCVFCLNLGENMFFSVGGMGMLMLIFFTRSISYSTKNR; encoded by the coding sequence ATGAAAGCATCAATTCAAGGTAATAAATTCTTATTTATATCATTTATTGCACTACTTTTTCTTAGAATTAGCAGTACAACAGGTGCAGATATAAGCTTTTTAGCATTAGCCCTATTCGCATTATATGGTGGTAAATGCCTTATTTTCGCCTATTTACTTTCTTGGCTATTTACCTTATTTAATCCTGTTATCGGTCCTGAAGGAAATTATGCTTCATTACTGCGTTATATCATTATTTTATTCGGATTTACACATGTTACTCTTTATATCCTATGGAATAAGAAGATACACATACAGAAGTATTTTATCTGGTTTTTCTTATTAAATATTAGTATTTTTATACACAGTATCATCGTGAGCTATGAAGTGGCAATTTCAATTTTAAAACTATTATCTTGGGCTATTTCTACTTTTACCTTATTGAGTACATGGATATTCATGAACCAAGAGGCAAAAGAGCAAACCTACTCCTTGCTGATTTCTCTTTTAAAAATAGTGATGTTAACTAGCCTTCCATTTTTGCTCATCCCTGAGATTGGCTTTGCTAAAAATGGAACCGGATTTCAGGGTTTATTGAACCATCCTCAAGCCTTCGGACCAACAATGGCATTATTGGGAACAATTATGATTGGAGAAATTCTTTCCAGTAGAAAATTAAATATATCTACATTGTTATGGTTCATAGCTTGTGTCGTAATGATTATTTTATCTGAAGCAAGAACTGCTGGATTAGCACTATTCCTTGCTTTAACAATTTCTATCATTTTAAGACCAATCTTTACAGGACAAAATTTCTTTGATGCAAACCCTATTTTTAAAAATAAATATTTTTTCCTTTGGTTATTTGCTGTTATTGCAATTATAGGTGCGACTTACCCCTTATATATTGATAGCCTTGAAGGCTATATTTTTAAAAGAACGCATTCAAGCACATTGGTTGATCTTGCTGATGCATCTCGTGGTGCCCTTGTACAAGATATGATACGTAATATTTCAGAGCACCCACTACTAGGTATTGGATTTGGCGTTGCCTCAGATCCAAACCATCTAGATGTAGTGAGAGATCCTATTTTTAATCTTCCAATAAGTGCGGTTATCGAAAAAGGAGTTTTGCCAGTCGCAATTATTGAAGAACTCGGGTTCGTTATTGGAACATTTGTATTCTGCTGGTTCTTATATTCCTTTAGACAAGCAGCAAAATCTGATGTACAAAAATTAGCAATTGCATTATGTGTATTCTGCTTAAATCTAGGTGAGAACATGTTCTTTTCAGTTGGTGGAATGGGAATGTTAATGTTGATCTTCTTTACAAGAAGTATAAGTTACTCAACAAAAAATAGGTAA
- a CDS encoding DUF5718 family protein, whose product MDFKHAIGFGVAGNFAGHLEQAGEAADFITVKTEEAIQPKAIFPFYVPSQTLNPEHQFLSIFPLSHNQIHFPEQGADNLQIEPEIALICDIEYSDKKVTALIPRFFGAYNDCSIRRPNAKKISEKKNWGTNTKGLSATLLPLTSFDLDSEIDQFYIACFHKRNETFNEYGINSPALGYSYFHHKLLNWIIDKMNTQPDLGPMNDIPALIEKANYPKQAVISIGATRYTEFGERNFLQVGDVSIVVVYNAKQYSAEDIAEMAKKEQFPNDISALIQKVV is encoded by the coding sequence ATGGATTTTAAACATGCGATTGGCTTTGGTGTAGCTGGTAATTTCGCAGGCCATTTAGAGCAGGCGGGCGAAGCTGCCGATTTTATTACAGTAAAAACAGAAGAAGCAATTCAACCAAAAGCTATTTTCCCTTTCTATGTCCCTAGCCAAACTCTTAATCCTGAACATCAGTTCCTTTCTATTTTTCCGCTTAGTCACAATCAAATTCACTTTCCTGAACAAGGCGCTGATAATTTACAGATTGAACCTGAAATTGCATTAATTTGTGATATTGAATATTCTGATAAAAAAGTGACTGCGCTTATTCCACGGTTTTTTGGTGCTTATAATGACTGTTCTATTCGGCGCCCAAATGCCAAAAAAATTAGTGAGAAAAAAAACTGGGGGACAAACACAAAAGGACTTTCTGCCACACTATTACCATTAACGTCTTTTGATTTAGATTCAGAAATTGATCAATTCTATATTGCTTGCTTTCATAAACGTAATGAGACATTTAATGAATATGGCATTAATAGCCCTGCATTAGGTTATAGCTATTTCCATCATAAATTATTGAATTGGATTATCGATAAAATGAACACTCAGCCAGATTTAGGCCCGATGAATGATATTCCTGCCTTAATTGAAAAAGCGAACTATCCTAAACAAGCAGTGATCAGTATTGGTGCAACACGTTATACAGAATTTGGTGAGCGCAATTTTTTACAAGTCGGAGATGTAAGTATTGTTGTGGTTTATAATGCAAAACAATATTCTGCAGAAGATATTGCCGAAATGGCGAAAAAAGAGCAATTTCCAAATGACATTTCCGCTCTTATCCAAAAAGTGGTCTAG
- a CDS encoding oligosaccharide flippase family protein, with amino-acid sequence MINKKFFLNIIWSMGSHILSRGVLLLSGMLLARNLAVEDFAMYNFFMMTSMTIMNYSSMGLEVAASRFFAEKKENQNNIILGNLYSIAIILAILSSVLTFIFIDKIWDTTTFYKTLITITVLFLVINIVPTGAIMGIEKYKDLFFLSILNSLIILSGAFLTISMNEISIQIYTYIFSVIFSIFIQTHIVKNNTFLFTELSNFKLRGKAIKEIMSFCGVMSIVSILAATAPWLIGKIIIDTFNVLHFSVYSIGLQWFALAMFIPGMVSRVILPRLVKEYKKGIESKKEIRITLLFTLSIAFIIFILGFLFSPYLTNWYGDEYLAYSNVISFFFFLAIVYAPINVLANIIIVKMNTKVWFLITLMWFISLLVLLFPMMEFYGFWGVLYAQGLSALIYNLLSLFTCIKKGYL; translated from the coding sequence ATGATAAATAAAAAGTTTTTTTTAAATATTATTTGGTCCATGGGAAGCCATATTTTATCTAGGGGTGTATTGCTATTATCTGGTATGTTATTAGCTAGAAATTTAGCAGTTGAAGATTTTGCAATGTATAACTTTTTTATGATGACTTCAATGACAATCATGAACTATAGCTCCATGGGCTTAGAAGTTGCTGCATCAAGGTTCTTTGCTGAAAAAAAAGAAAACCAAAATAATATTATATTAGGTAATTTATATAGCATTGCAATTATTCTAGCTATTTTATCCTCAGTACTAACTTTTATTTTTATTGATAAAATCTGGGATACTACGACTTTTTATAAAACACTAATAACCATAACAGTTTTATTTTTAGTAATAAACATTGTTCCCACAGGGGCAATTATGGGAATAGAAAAATATAAAGACCTATTTTTTCTTTCAATACTAAATTCTTTAATTATATTGTCAGGCGCATTTTTAACAATTTCAATGAATGAAATATCAATACAAATATATACATATATATTTTCTGTAATATTTTCTATTTTCATACAAACACATATTGTTAAAAATAATACGTTTCTATTTACTGAACTTTCAAATTTCAAGCTTAGGGGAAAAGCAATAAAAGAAATTATGTCTTTTTGTGGTGTAATGTCTATCGTATCTATTCTTGCCGCCACCGCACCTTGGCTGATAGGGAAAATAATAATAGATACATTTAATGTGTTACATTTTTCTGTCTATAGCATCGGATTACAATGGTTTGCTTTGGCCATGTTTATCCCTGGAATGGTATCAAGAGTAATATTACCCAGACTAGTAAAAGAATATAAAAAGGGCATAGAGTCAAAAAAAGAAATTAGAATAACTTTATTATTCACATTAAGTATTGCATTCATCATTTTTATTTTAGGTTTTTTATTTTCACCTTATCTTACCAATTGGTATGGTGATGAATATCTTGCATATTCTAATGTTATTTCTTTTTTCTTTTTTCTTGCCATTGTTTACGCACCAATAAATGTATTGGCAAATATTATTATCGTTAAGATGAATACTAAAGTGTGGTTTCTTATCACATTAATGTGGTTTATTTCTTTACTTGTTTTGCTCTTCCCAATGATGGAATTCTATGGTTTCTGGGGAGTATTATATGCTCAAGGATTAAGCGCATTAATATATAACTTATTGAGTTTATTTACATGTATAAAAAAAGGATATCTCTAG
- a CDS encoding glycosyltransferase family 4 protein, whose protein sequence is MKKQVWFWQLILSPHIVNVALELAKLGVEVHYVVDEIMCDERAKLGWNQHIPETLNINIHILGEKPFLDLLSLSNENAIHILQGIRGNGYISNLMEYFKSKDKKFWIIMETVALIGLAQFIKPYIYKQLFHKYTKNINGILAIGHTTKDWIMRVSNIDSNKIYPFAYFLLGSKLPIIKKVPNSEDKFVFIYVGTIRKIKRPDLLAEKLSQLPREKQEKIKLWFIGDGPLKNKVQKIMNTTKIETNFFGNIPIEQVREYMSNADCLVLPSLHDGWGAVTTEALIEGTPVICSDACGSAETVICSKNGGVFKKTLKQEFYHLLDKQFSLGKVSIENRKKLKTWAQSLTAKAGAEYLFTILFTDYKEAPPWKKHHEYE, encoded by the coding sequence ATGAAAAAACAAGTTTGGTTTTGGCAATTAATTTTAAGCCCACACATTGTTAATGTGGCTTTAGAATTAGCTAAATTAGGAGTGGAAGTTCATTATGTCGTCGATGAGATCATGTGCGATGAACGAGCTAAATTAGGCTGGAACCAGCACATACCTGAAACATTGAATATTAATATCCATATTCTAGGGGAAAAACCTTTTTTAGATTTACTTTCATTAAGTAATGAAAATGCCATTCATATACTCCAAGGTATTAGAGGAAATGGCTATATATCTAATTTAATGGAATATTTTAAATCAAAGGATAAAAAATTTTGGATCATTATGGAAACAGTTGCTCTGATTGGATTGGCTCAATTTATTAAACCATATATTTATAAGCAGCTATTTCATAAATACACAAAAAATATCAATGGTATTTTAGCTATTGGGCATACAACCAAAGACTGGATTATGCGTGTCAGCAATATTGATAGTAATAAAATTTATCCTTTTGCTTATTTTTTATTGGGAAGTAAATTACCTATCATAAAAAAAGTACCAAATTCAGAAGATAAATTTGTATTCATTTACGTTGGAACAATAAGAAAAATAAAACGACCAGATCTTCTCGCTGAAAAATTAAGTCAGTTACCGAGAGAAAAACAAGAAAAAATCAAATTATGGTTTATCGGTGATGGTCCATTAAAAAATAAAGTTCAAAAAATTATGAATACTACAAAAATTGAAACAAACTTTTTTGGCAATATTCCTATTGAACAGGTTAGGGAATATATGTCTAATGCAGACTGCCTGGTGCTTCCAAGCCTGCATGACGGTTGGGGGGCTGTCACAACAGAGGCTCTTATAGAAGGTACTCCAGTTATTTGTAGTGATGCTTGTGGTTCTGCAGAAACCGTTATATGCAGTAAAAATGGTGGAGTATTTAAAAAAACACTCAAACAAGAATTTTATCATCTTTTAGACAAACAATTTTCTTTAGGAAAAGTAAGTATTGAAAATCGTAAAAAGTTAAAAACATGGGCTCAAAGCCTTACTGCTAAAGCCGGGGCTGAGTATTTATTTACTATTTTATTTACTGATTACAAAGAAGCACCACCTTGGAAAAAACACCATGAATATGAATAA
- the guaA gene encoding glutamine-hydrolyzing GMP synthase yields the protein MNNIHNHKILILDFGSQYTQLIARRVREIGVYCELWAWDVSEADIREFNPTGIILSGGPESTTEENSPRAPEYVFNAGVPVLGICYGMQTMAMQLGGLTETSDHREFGYASVDLKVTDALFAKLNDDLTSVAPKLDVWMSHGDKVTRLPENFQVTGVTPTCPIAAMSDESRRFYGVQFHPEVTHTKSGLELLTNFVVNICGCERNWTPENIIEDAVARIKAQVGDDEVILGLSGGVDSSVTALLLHRAIGKNLHCVFVDNGLLRLNEAEQVMDMFGDKFGLNIIHVNAENRFLDALKGIDEPEAKRKTIGKVFVDVFDDESKKLSSVKWLAQGTIYPDVIESAASKTGKAHVIKSHHNVGGLPDYMKLGLVEPLRELFKDEVRKIGLALGLPAEMLNRHPFPGPGLGVRVLGEIKKEYCDLVRRADAIFMEELHDSGWYYKISQAFTVFLPVKSVGVMGDGRKYDWVVSLRAVETIDFMTAHWAHLPYDLLGKISNRIINEVDGISRVVYDVSGKPPATIEWE from the coding sequence ATGAACAACATTCACAATCATAAAATTTTAATTTTGGACTTCGGTTCACAATATACTCAACTGATTGCGCGTCGTGTGCGTGAAATTGGTGTTTACTGCGAACTTTGGGCGTGGGACGTGAGCGAAGCTGATATTCGTGAATTTAATCCAACTGGGATCATTCTTTCTGGTGGTCCTGAAAGTACTACGGAAGAAAATAGCCCTCGTGCACCAGAATATGTATTCAATGCAGGGGTGCCTGTGTTAGGTATTTGCTATGGTATGCAAACAATGGCAATGCAATTAGGTGGCTTAACTGAAACTTCAGATCATCGTGAATTTGGTTATGCATCTGTGGATTTAAAAGTAACTGATGCACTATTCGCAAAATTAAATGATGACTTAACAAGTGTGGCACCAAAATTAGACGTCTGGATGAGCCACGGTGATAAAGTCACTCGCTTACCTGAAAACTTCCAAGTAACTGGTGTAACGCCAACTTGCCCAATCGCAGCAATGTCTGATGAAAGCCGTCGTTTTTACGGCGTACAATTCCACCCAGAAGTGACACACACGAAAAGTGGCTTAGAATTATTAACCAACTTCGTCGTGAATATCTGTGGTTGTGAACGTAACTGGACACCAGAAAATATTATCGAAGATGCCGTAGCACGCATCAAAGCACAAGTTGGCGATGATGAGGTGATCTTAGGCTTATCAGGAGGTGTTGACTCCTCTGTAACCGCACTTTTATTACACCGTGCGATTGGTAAAAACTTACACTGCGTGTTTGTCGATAACGGGTTACTCCGCTTAAACGAAGCAGAACAAGTGATGGATATGTTTGGCGATAAATTCGGCTTAAACATCATTCACGTTAACGCTGAAAATCGTTTCTTAGATGCATTAAAAGGCATTGATGAACCAGAAGCAAAACGCAAAACCATCGGTAAAGTATTCGTTGATGTATTTGACGATGAATCGAAAAAACTATCAAGCGTGAAATGGTTAGCACAAGGTACAATCTACCCTGACGTGATCGAATCTGCGGCAAGCAAAACAGGTAAAGCTCACGTGATTAAATCACACCACAATGTTGGTGGCTTACCTGATTATATGAAACTTGGTTTAGTTGAACCACTACGCGAATTATTCAAAGATGAAGTGCGTAAAATTGGCTTAGCATTAGGTTTACCAGCAGAAATGTTAAATCGTCACCCATTCCCAGGCCCAGGCTTAGGTGTACGTGTATTAGGTGAAATTAAAAAAGAATATTGTGATTTAGTGCGTCGTGCTGATGCAATCTTTATGGAGGAATTACATGATTCAGGTTGGTATTACAAAATCAGCCAAGCATTCACTGTGTTCCTACCTGTAAAATCAGTTGGCGTAATGGGAGATGGGCGTAAATATGACTGGGTTGTGAGCTTAAGAGCGGTAGAAACTATCGATTTTATGACCGCACATTGGGCACATCTGCCTTATGATCTTTTAGGTAAAATATCAAATCGTATTATCAATGAAGTCGATGGGATCTCTCGTGTTGTTTATGACGTAAGTGGTAAGCCACCAGCAACGATCGAGTGGGAATAA
- the guaB gene encoding IMP dehydrogenase, whose amino-acid sequence MLRVIKEALTFDDVLLVPAHSTVLPNTADLSTQLTKTIRLNIPMLSAAMDTVTEAKLAISLAQEGGIGFIHKNMSIERQADRVRKVKKFESGIVSDPVTVSPTLSLSELANLVKKNGFASFPVVDENKNLVGIITGRDTRFVTDLSKTVADFMTPKDRLVTVKRNASRDEIFGLMHTHRVEKVLVVNDDFKLKGMITLKDYQKSEQKPNACKDEFGRLRVGAAVGAGPGNEERIDALVKAGVDVLLIDSSHGHSEGVLQRVRETRAKYPNLPIIAGNIATAEGAIALADAGASAVKVGIGPGSICTTRIVTGVGVPQITAIADAAEALKDRGIPVIADGGIRFSGDISKAIAAGASCVMVGSMFAGTEEAPGEIELYQGRAFKSYRGMGSLGAMSKGSSDRYFQSDNAADKLVPEGIEGRIPYKGFLKEIIHQQMGGLRSCMGLTGCATIEELRTKAQFVRISGAGMKESHVHDVTITKEAPNYRMG is encoded by the coding sequence ATGTTACGAGTAATAAAAGAGGCCTTGACCTTCGATGATGTACTTCTTGTACCAGCACATTCCACAGTGCTTCCAAATACAGCTGACCTTTCAACTCAACTCACAAAAACAATTCGCTTAAATATCCCAATGTTATCCGCTGCAATGGATACTGTCACAGAAGCAAAATTAGCAATATCTCTAGCCCAAGAAGGCGGTATTGGCTTTATTCACAAGAATATGTCAATTGAGCGCCAAGCAGATCGCGTGCGTAAAGTGAAGAAATTTGAAAGTGGTATTGTTTCAGATCCAGTTACTGTATCACCGACTCTATCCTTATCTGAGCTTGCCAACCTTGTGAAGAAAAATGGTTTTGCAAGTTTCCCTGTTGTTGATGAAAACAAAAACTTAGTAGGTATCATTACTGGTCGTGACACGCGTTTTGTGACAGACTTAAGCAAAACAGTTGCTGATTTTATGACCCCAAAAGATAGGTTAGTCACAGTTAAAAGAAATGCAAGCCGTGATGAAATTTTTGGTTTAATGCATACTCATCGCGTAGAAAAAGTGCTTGTTGTGAATGATGATTTCAAATTAAAAGGAATGATCACATTAAAAGACTACCAAAAATCCGAACAAAAACCGAATGCGTGTAAAGATGAATTTGGTCGTTTACGTGTTGGTGCTGCTGTTGGTGCGGGTCCAGGTAACGAAGAGCGTATCGATGCATTAGTAAAAGCTGGTGTCGATGTTTTATTAATCGACTCATCACACGGTCATTCTGAAGGCGTTTTACAACGCGTGCGTGAAACCCGTGCGAAATATCCAAACCTACCTATTATTGCAGGTAATATCGCAACTGCTGAAGGTGCAATTGCTTTAGCTGATGCAGGGGCAAGTGCGGTGAAAGTGGGGATTGGACCAGGTTCAATCTGTACCACTCGTATCGTAACAGGAGTGGGTGTACCACAAATTACAGCTATTGCTGATGCTGCCGAAGCTTTAAAAGATCGTGGTATCCCTGTTATTGCTGATGGTGGTATCCGTTTTTCAGGTGATATTTCAAAAGCAATTGCTGCTGGCGCATCTTGTGTGATGGTCGGTTCAATGTTTGCAGGTACTGAAGAGGCACCGGGTGAAATTGAGCTTTATCAAGGTCGTGCATTCAAATCTTATCGTGGAATGGGATCATTAGGTGCAATGAGCAAAGGCTCAAGTGACCGTTATTTCCAATCAGATAATGCCGCTGACAAATTAGTACCAGAAGGTATTGAAGGTCGTATCCCTTACAAAGGTTTCTTAAAAGAAATTATCCACCAACAAATGGGCGGGTTACGTTCTTGTATGGGCTTAACAGGTTGTGCAACGATCGAAGAATTACGTACTAAAGCACAATTCGTACGTATCAGTGGCGCAGGTATGAAAGAGAGCCATGTTCACGATGTAACGATTACAAAAGAAGCTCCTAACTATCGAATGGGGTAA
- a CDS encoding glycosyltransferase family 4 protein: MNMNNKPRILILIGIYLPGVKGGGPIRTIQNLVSRLSNEFDFFIITSDRDLNDIAPYPDIELDKWIKLENVNIYYSSDRSQLHRVINKLDYDLLYINSFFNSDFSIKPLLWMKTNKIQKKPIILAPRGELFPAALKIKSMKKKLFISIAKRIGLHSQNITWQGSSEEEKKDILQFLSIHKIPYKNIIVASDLANLKEIDCEIKEEKNNKELRICFLSRIAKIKNLRYALEILTKIEFPVFLGIYGPLEDKQYWDSCLEFVKKLPSNIHIEYYGLVENEKVQKTIAQYDLFFVPTQSENYGHVFIEALSAGTPILLSNNTPWRDLENKGIGWDLPLEDKDLFIDAINKYYQLDNEQRYLMKKRCIAFASSVINNQEELNANRNMFLDLL; encoded by the coding sequence ATGAATATGAATAATAAACCTAGAATTCTAATTTTAATTGGGATCTATCTTCCCGGTGTAAAAGGTGGTGGACCAATTAGGACTATACAAAACTTAGTTTCGAGATTAAGCAATGAATTTGATTTTTTTATCATTACCTCTGATCGCGATCTGAATGATATTGCGCCTTATCCAGATATTGAATTAGATAAATGGATAAAATTAGAAAATGTTAATATTTATTATTCATCTGATAGAAGTCAGCTGCACCGAGTAATAAATAAGCTAGATTATGATCTTCTTTATATTAATAGCTTTTTTAATTCTGATTTTTCTATTAAACCACTTTTATGGATGAAAACAAATAAAATCCAGAAAAAGCCTATTATTTTAGCGCCAAGAGGTGAGCTTTTTCCAGCAGCATTAAAGATAAAAAGTATGAAGAAAAAACTCTTTATCTCTATTGCAAAAAGAATTGGATTACATTCACAAAATATTACTTGGCAGGGTTCATCTGAAGAAGAGAAAAAAGATATCTTGCAATTTTTATCAATACATAAGATTCCATATAAAAATATTATTGTGGCAAGTGACCTTGCTAATTTGAAAGAAATAGATTGTGAGATTAAAGAAGAAAAAAATAATAAAGAACTAAGAATCTGCTTTCTTTCCAGAATTGCAAAAATAAAAAATCTTCGATATGCATTAGAAATATTAACAAAAATAGAATTTCCTGTTTTTTTAGGTATATATGGTCCATTAGAAGACAAGCAATATTGGGATAGTTGTTTAGAGTTTGTAAAAAAACTACCAAGCAATATTCATATCGAATATTACGGCTTAGTAGAAAATGAAAAAGTACAAAAAACAATTGCGCAATATGATTTATTTTTTGTTCCAACTCAGAGTGAAAACTATGGACATGTTTTTATTGAGGCACTCTCAGCTGGAACCCCAATATTATTGAGCAATAACACGCCTTGGAGAGATCTTGAAAATAAAGGAATAGGCTGGGATCTTCCACTGGAAGATAAAGATCTATTTATTGACGCGATAAATAAATATTACCAATTAGATAACGAACAACGTTATTTAATGAAAAAAAGATGTATCGCATTTGCAAGTTCTGTGATTAACAATCAAGAAGAATTAAATGCAAATAGAAATATGTTTTTAGATTTATTATAA